From a region of the Prevotella melaninogenica genome:
- the lpxK gene encoding tetraacyldisaccharide 4'-kinase, with protein sequence MEGDHIKINKWLLPFSWLYGLGVRLRNELFELNILKSRQFDIPVISVGNITVGGSGKTPHVEYLIRLLKDKMKVAVLSRGYKRKSRGYVLANENTPMREIGDEPYQMKTKFPDIRVAVDKKRCEGIDRLTSDEETKDTDVILLDDAFQHRYVHPGINILLVDYHRLIIYDKLLPAGRLREPLSGKNRADIVIITKCPKSLTPIDYRVLSKAMELYPFQQLYFTTLDYCDLEPIFSKGRNIPLTEIRGKNILLLAGIMSPKQLELDLNSFTGNNALTTLSFPDHHAFTTKDIHRINETFAKMPEPKLIVTTEKDKARLVDIDKLSDEVKENIYALPIKVSFMLDKEETFNQKIISYVRKNSRNSILAKREDDHKSKDSHHSGHRSRTISFRDNR encoded by the coding sequence ATGGAAGGAGACCACATCAAAATAAACAAATGGCTATTGCCTTTCAGCTGGCTCTATGGGCTTGGAGTAAGACTGCGCAATGAGTTATTTGAACTGAACATTCTCAAATCCCGACAGTTTGACATTCCAGTCATATCTGTTGGTAATATTACCGTGGGTGGTTCTGGCAAAACTCCCCACGTAGAATATCTTATCCGATTACTGAAGGATAAAATGAAGGTGGCTGTCCTCTCACGTGGCTATAAACGTAAGAGTCGTGGATACGTATTAGCAAACGAGAATACTCCTATGCGGGAGATTGGTGATGAGCCCTATCAAATGAAGACAAAGTTCCCTGATATTCGTGTTGCAGTTGATAAAAAGCGATGTGAGGGAATAGACCGATTAACATCTGATGAGGAAACAAAAGATACAGATGTAATCCTTTTAGATGATGCTTTTCAGCACCGATATGTACATCCTGGTATCAATATTCTGTTAGTTGATTATCATCGGCTTATCATCTATGATAAACTACTTCCTGCTGGTAGATTACGTGAACCACTCTCAGGAAAAAATCGTGCAGATATTGTGATTATCACAAAGTGTCCTAAGAGTCTAACCCCAATAGACTATCGTGTATTGAGTAAAGCTATGGAGCTCTACCCTTTCCAACAGCTTTATTTTACGACGTTAGACTATTGTGATTTGGAACCTATCTTCAGTAAGGGAAGAAATATACCACTCACAGAGATAAGAGGAAAAAACATCTTGTTGCTTGCTGGTATCATGTCACCAAAGCAGTTAGAATTGGATTTGAACTCTTTCACAGGAAACAATGCACTGACAACACTCTCGTTCCCAGATCATCATGCATTCACAACAAAGGATATTCATCGTATTAACGAGACCTTTGCTAAAATGCCTGAGCCTAAATTGATTGTCACAACAGAGAAAGATAAGGCACGTCTTGTTGATATTGACAAATTATCAGACGAAGTAAAAGAAAACATTTATGCGCTTCCTATCAAGGTAAGCTTTATGCTTGACAAGGAAGAGACATTCAATCAAAAAATAATATCCTATGTACGAAAAAATTCAAGAAACAGCATCTTGGCTAAAAGAGAGGATGACCACAAGTCCAAAGACAGCCATCATTCTGGGCACAGGTCTCGGACAATTAGCTTCAGAGATAACCGATAG
- a CDS encoding purine-nucleoside phosphorylase has protein sequence MTTSPKTAIILGTGLGQLASEITDSYSFSYQDIPNFPVSTVEGHAGSLIFGRLGGKDIMAMKGRFHFYEGYNMKDVTFPIRVMHELGIETLFVSNASGGMNPSFKIGDLMIITDHINMFPEHPLRGRNFPTGPRFPDMHEAYDHKLIELADSIAKEKNIEVQHGVYMGVQGPTFETPAEYRMYHKMGGDAVGMSTVPEVIVARHSGIKVFGISVITDLGGFDVPVKVSHEEVQEAANAAQPRMTEIMREMIKRS, from the coding sequence ATGACCACAAGTCCAAAGACAGCCATCATTCTGGGCACAGGTCTCGGACAATTAGCTTCAGAGATAACCGATAGTTACTCATTTTCTTATCAAGATATACCAAATTTTCCAGTTTCAACAGTAGAAGGTCACGCTGGTAGCCTTATCTTTGGAAGACTTGGCGGTAAGGATATCATGGCAATGAAAGGTCGCTTCCACTTCTATGAAGGATATAACATGAAGGATGTTACCTTCCCAATTCGTGTAATGCACGAGTTAGGCATTGAAACATTGTTTGTTTCAAACGCTTCTGGCGGTATGAATCCATCGTTCAAGATTGGTGACCTCATGATTATTACAGATCATATTAATATGTTCCCAGAACATCCGCTACGTGGTCGTAATTTCCCTACAGGTCCTCGTTTTCCTGATATGCACGAGGCATACGACCATAAATTGATTGAATTAGCAGACTCTATTGCTAAAGAGAAGAACATCGAAGTTCAGCATGGAGTTTACATGGGCGTACAAGGACCAACCTTTGAAACACCTGCAGAATACCGTATGTACCACAAGATGGGAGGTGATGCAGTTGGCATGAGTACCGTACCAGAGGTTATCGTTGCTCGCCATAGTGGTATTAAGGTGTTCGGCATCAGTGTAATCACTGACCTTGGCGGCTTTGACGTTCCTGTAAAGGTTAGCCATGAAGAGGTTCAGGAGGCTGCAAACGCTGCACAGCCACGTATGACTGAGATTATGCGTGAGATGATTAAACGCTCATAA
- a CDS encoding thiamine-phosphate kinase, protein MEIKDLGEFGLINRLTKDIQPINNSTIMGVGDDAAVLHYSDKETLVSSQMFMEGVQFDLTYIDMEHLAYKVAMIAMSNIFAMNGQPRQLIVSLGLGKRFKVEDLDQFYAGLNKACTKWNVDIVGGDTTSSYTGLAINLTCIGEAAKDDIVYRSGANETDLICVTGDLGSAYMGLQILEREKTVYYQQVQEYNNKVKEAQSNKDEKRLEALRQERAAIEDFQPDFAGKEYLIDRQLKPEAHGDVINQLRTAGIHPTSMIDISDGLASELKHICEKSHCGCRIYEKNIPIDYQTAATCEEFNMNLTTAALNGGEDYELLFTVPIGDHEKIDKMENIRQIGYITKESLGAFLIARDGNEFELKAQGWPINEK, encoded by the coding sequence ATGGAAATAAAAGACCTTGGTGAATTCGGACTAATCAACCGTCTCACAAAAGATATACAACCAATCAACAACTCTACCATTATGGGCGTGGGTGACGATGCTGCTGTTTTACATTATTCAGATAAAGAAACACTTGTCTCTTCACAGATGTTCATGGAGGGTGTACAGTTTGATTTAACTTACATAGACATGGAACATCTTGCCTACAAGGTGGCTATGATAGCTATGAGTAACATCTTCGCTATGAACGGACAACCACGGCAACTCATCGTTTCATTAGGACTTGGCAAACGTTTCAAAGTAGAAGACCTTGATCAGTTCTATGCGGGATTGAACAAAGCTTGTACTAAATGGAATGTAGATATTGTTGGAGGTGACACGACTTCTTCATATACGGGACTTGCTATTAACCTCACTTGTATTGGTGAAGCTGCAAAAGATGATATCGTCTATCGTAGTGGAGCAAATGAGACTGATCTTATCTGCGTTACCGGTGACCTTGGTTCTGCCTACATGGGTTTACAGATTCTCGAACGCGAAAAGACAGTCTACTACCAGCAGGTCCAAGAATATAATAATAAGGTAAAAGAAGCACAAAGCAATAAAGATGAGAAACGACTTGAAGCTTTGCGTCAAGAACGTGCAGCCATTGAGGATTTTCAGCCTGATTTTGCGGGTAAAGAATATCTTATTGACCGTCAGTTGAAACCTGAAGCACATGGTGATGTTATCAATCAACTGCGCACAGCAGGCATACATCCAACCTCTATGATTGACATTTCAGATGGTTTGGCAAGTGAGTTAAAACATATTTGCGAAAAAAGTCACTGCGGTTGTAGAATTTATGAAAAAAATATTCCTATCGATTATCAAACTGCAGCAACCTGCGAAGAATTCAATATGAACCTTACAACAGCAGCTTTGAATGGTGGAGAAGACTATGAACTTCTTTTTACAGTACCTATCGGTGATCATGAGAAGATTGATAAGATGGAGAATATCAGACAGATAGGTTATATAACAAAAGAAAGCTTGGGTGCATTCCTTATTGCTCGTGATGGTAACGAGTTTGAGTTGAAGGCACAAGGTTGGCCTATAAACGAGAAATAG
- a CDS encoding ISL3 family transposase produces MNSSFLYHAWGLYTHECTCEEYKGNRIILHVQAKERIRCCPSCDARSIVKNGYRLRDFVGLPIGGKRVTIRMKVQRYKCKECDFDQQEKIPFATGSCGYTHRFAKYVVDLLRGMTLQDVSNHLGVSWDTVKEIHSSYLKRHYSPPSLEGVENIGIDEFAVRKGHVYKTIVVDLDSGRIIYVGDGKGSEALKKFWRKVKRKNIKIKHVATDLSAAFIASVMENCPDAVHVFDHFHVVKLMNEKLDDIRRKVYSMEKDINKRKVLKGTRYLLLGNGVDIFDKQHKTRLENALAMNEPLSKAYYLKEQLHQIWSQSMKAMAEKVLDDWIRQAEQSKITQLQKMAVTVKTYKKGILAWYDCHLSTGKVEGINNKIKVMKRNAYGFRDEKYFTLRLYALHDCRITRNVG; encoded by the coding sequence ATGAACAGCAGTTTCCTATATCATGCTTGGGGTCTTTATACCCACGAATGCACTTGTGAAGAGTACAAAGGTAATAGAATTATTTTGCATGTGCAAGCAAAAGAACGAATAAGATGTTGCCCTTCTTGTGATGCCCGCTCCATAGTAAAGAATGGGTATCGTTTACGAGACTTTGTTGGACTTCCCATAGGTGGCAAGCGAGTAACTATACGCATGAAGGTACAACGCTATAAATGTAAGGAATGTGACTTCGATCAGCAGGAGAAAATTCCTTTTGCCACTGGCAGTTGCGGCTATACTCACCGTTTTGCTAAGTATGTAGTAGATTTACTTCGTGGCATGACGCTTCAGGACGTATCGAATCATTTGGGCGTATCATGGGATACTGTAAAGGAAATACACTCCTCTTACCTTAAGCGTCATTATAGTCCTCCATCTTTAGAGGGTGTAGAGAATATTGGTATAGATGAGTTTGCTGTTAGGAAAGGACATGTCTATAAGACAATCGTCGTTGATTTGGACAGTGGCAGGATAATCTATGTTGGCGATGGCAAGGGTAGTGAAGCTCTGAAGAAATTCTGGCGGAAAGTCAAACGTAAGAATATAAAGATAAAGCATGTGGCAACAGACTTGTCTGCGGCTTTCATAGCCTCTGTTATGGAGAATTGTCCCGATGCAGTACATGTATTTGATCATTTCCATGTAGTGAAGTTAATGAACGAGAAACTTGATGATATCAGACGTAAAGTTTATAGTATGGAGAAAGATATAAATAAGCGTAAAGTACTCAAAGGAACAAGGTATCTGCTACTCGGCAATGGTGTAGACATCTTTGATAAACAGCACAAGACAAGGCTTGAGAATGCCTTAGCTATGAATGAGCCATTGTCAAAAGCATACTATTTGAAGGAACAACTCCATCAGATATGGTCGCAATCCATGAAGGCTATGGCAGAAAAAGTGCTTGATGACTGGATAAGACAGGCTGAACAAAGTAAGATAACACAATTACAGAAAATGGCTGTTACCGTGAAAACCTATAAGAAAGGGATCCTTGCCTGGTACGATTGCCATCTATCAACGGGAAAAGTTGAAGGTATTAATAACAAGATAAAGGTTATGAAACGAAATGCGTATGGATTTAGGGACGAGAAATACTTTACTCTACGACTTTATGCACTGCATGACTGCCGTATCACTCGAAATGTCGGATGA
- a CDS encoding DUF4230 domain-containing protein, whose translation METRTPENIITEQKKNDIKPNKKGLLCRFLSFNKGCLLTFLIIISICGGLFYWFNSSNEISISADQRIDITPTQIQQIQDIGQWEFLAINDEELIDTVSRGFFSDSELVRIYYGTVRLGVDLHQTEPHWLRVENDSVIVAKLPPIGLLDTNFIDEAKSRSFFEKGDWTSADREQLYNRAYKKMLARCMTTENIRIAEKNAKQQFTQFLRSMGYKNIKVEFVTKKQ comes from the coding sequence ATGGAAACAAGAACACCTGAAAATATAATAACAGAGCAAAAAAAGAATGATATTAAGCCGAATAAGAAAGGACTTCTCTGTCGTTTCTTATCCTTTAATAAAGGCTGTCTGCTGACTTTTTTAATCATCATTAGTATTTGTGGCGGTCTGTTTTACTGGTTTAATTCATCCAATGAGATAAGTATATCTGCTGACCAGCGTATTGATATAACGCCAACACAGATACAACAAATACAAGATATAGGTCAGTGGGAATTTCTTGCAATCAATGATGAAGAACTCATAGATACGGTGAGTCGTGGCTTCTTCTCTGATTCAGAACTTGTGCGTATCTATTATGGTACGGTTCGTTTAGGTGTTGACTTGCATCAGACAGAACCTCATTGGCTTCGTGTTGAGAATGACAGTGTTATCGTTGCAAAGTTGCCACCTATTGGATTACTTGACACTAACTTTATCGACGAGGCTAAGTCACGCTCATTTTTTGAGAAAGGAGACTGGACTTCGGCTGATCGTGAACAACTCTATAATCGCGCCTATAAAAAGATGTTAGCTCGTTGTATGACAACTGAGAATATTAGAATTGCTGAGAAAAATGCTAAACAACAGTTTACTCAGTTTCTCCGTTCTATGGGCTATAAAAATATTAAGGTTGAGTTTGTCACAAAGAAACAATAA
- a CDS encoding MATE family efflux transporter — translation MTEGAPSRAILKFAIPLILGYILQQMYLIIDAAIVGRWIGVEALAAVGASSSIMFLIMGFCNGSCAGFAIPVAQAFGAKDYHKMRCYVSNAMRIALVLAIVITLLSCFLCDKILRMVNTPEDVFHDAYVFLFLQFCTIPFTIAYNLLSGQIRALGNSKQPFYFLLASSFLNIFLDIVFILLLGMGVEGAGIATFLSQVFASSLCWWFIKRHMTILVPIGDERQFDNKRISILLNNGIPMGLQFSITSIGIIMLQSANNALGTVYVASFTAAIRIKYLFTCVLENIGVAMATYCGQNLGAKKLQRIKTGVNDAMWIMMAYFVLTVIIIYPFADEMMMIFVNGNEQEVIANAAQLMRISNWFYPSLGVLVILRYSIQGLGYSNLSMMSGVMEMIARCGVSIWLVPALTWIGVCYADPIAWIMADIFLIPAYIWLIRRLKRQIG, via the coding sequence ATGACAGAAGGCGCTCCTTCACGTGCTATCTTGAAATTTGCAATACCTCTCATTCTTGGTTATATATTGCAGCAAATGTATCTAATTATTGATGCTGCAATAGTAGGAAGATGGATAGGTGTAGAGGCATTGGCTGCTGTGGGTGCATCAAGTAGTATTATGTTCCTCATCATGGGCTTTTGTAATGGTTCATGTGCAGGTTTTGCTATACCTGTAGCCCAAGCTTTTGGGGCAAAGGACTACCATAAAATGCGTTGTTATGTTAGCAACGCTATGCGTATTGCTTTAGTATTAGCCATAGTCATCACGTTACTTTCCTGTTTCTTATGTGATAAGATTCTACGAATGGTTAACACACCAGAAGATGTTTTTCATGATGCTTATGTCTTTCTTTTTCTGCAGTTTTGCACTATACCTTTCACTATTGCCTATAATCTTTTATCTGGTCAGATACGAGCATTAGGTAATTCTAAGCAGCCTTTTTACTTTCTTCTTGCATCCTCTTTCTTAAACATTTTTCTTGATATTGTTTTTATTCTGTTGCTGGGAATGGGGGTTGAAGGAGCTGGCATAGCAACTTTCCTCAGTCAGGTTTTTGCATCATCATTATGTTGGTGGTTTATCAAACGACACATGACAATCCTCGTACCTATCGGTGACGAACGTCAGTTTGATAACAAAAGAATAAGTATTCTACTGAACAATGGTATACCTATGGGGCTACAATTCTCTATTACCTCTATTGGTATTATCATGCTTCAAAGTGCAAATAACGCTTTAGGAACAGTTTATGTCGCTTCATTTACAGCGGCTATTCGTATTAAATACCTTTTCACTTGTGTACTTGAAAATATAGGTGTAGCCATGGCAACATACTGTGGACAAAACCTTGGTGCAAAGAAACTTCAGCGAATAAAAACTGGTGTGAATGATGCAATGTGGATAATGATGGCTTATTTCGTCCTTACAGTTATTATTATCTATCCTTTTGCAGACGAAATGATGATGATTTTTGTCAATGGAAATGAGCAGGAAGTAATTGCAAATGCAGCACAGCTGATGCGTATTTCAAACTGGTTCTATCCTTCATTGGGAGTTCTCGTCATTCTTCGATACAGTATTCAAGGTCTTGGATATAGTAACTTGAGTATGATGAGTGGAGTTATGGAAATGATAGCACGTTGTGGGGTGAGTATTTGGTTAGTACCCGCTTTGACATGGATAGGTGTTTGTTATGCTGACCCAATAGCATGGATAATGGCAGATATATTCCTTATTCCAGCCTATATCTGGCTGATTAGAAGACTAAAGAGACAAATTGGATAG
- a CDS encoding NUDIX hydrolase has protein sequence MDKKKQRNDEDMKWSILASEQLINRPWMKARRDTVQLPNGKIYDEYYVLSYPKWINVIAETEDGKLILERQYRHGLGVVSTEICAGVVEEGETPLHAAQRELEEETGYTGGKWEEIMTIAPNPGVMDNLCHCFYARGVKKTSNQHLDETEDIDVFLCPKEEVKQMLLRGEFIQALMVAPLWKYFSIKD, from the coding sequence ATGGATAAGAAAAAGCAACGAAACGATGAAGATATGAAATGGAGTATACTTGCATCCGAGCAACTTATTAATCGACCTTGGATGAAGGCTCGTCGTGATACTGTTCAATTACCTAATGGAAAGATATATGATGAGTATTATGTACTTTCATATCCAAAGTGGATTAATGTAATTGCTGAGACTGAAGATGGGAAACTTATCTTAGAACGTCAATATAGACACGGACTTGGCGTCGTGTCAACAGAGATTTGTGCAGGAGTGGTAGAAGAAGGAGAGACTCCGCTACATGCTGCACAACGAGAATTAGAAGAAGAAACTGGGTACACAGGTGGTAAATGGGAAGAGATTATGACCATAGCTCCCAACCCAGGAGTTATGGATAACTTATGTCATTGCTTCTACGCTCGTGGCGTGAAAAAGACAAGCAATCAGCATCTTGATGAGACAGAAGACATAGATGTTTTTCTTTGTCCTAAGGAGGAAGTAAAACAAATGTTATTACGTGGTGAGTTTATTCAAGCATTAATGGTAGCTCCATTATGGAAATACTTTAGCATCAAAGATTGA
- the rplU gene encoding 50S ribosomal protein L21, which translates to MYAIVEINGQQFKAEEGKKLFVNHIKDAEEGKAVEFDKVLLVDNNGTVTVGAPTVEGAKVVAEVVAPLVKGDKVVVFKMKRRKDYRKKNGHRSHFTQVEIKSINA; encoded by the coding sequence ATGTACGCAATTGTAGAAATTAACGGTCAGCAGTTCAAGGCTGAGGAGGGCAAGAAGCTCTTCGTAAACCACATCAAAGATGCGGAAGAAGGCAAGGCTGTTGAGTTTGACAAGGTTCTGTTGGTTGATAACAACGGAACAGTCACAGTAGGCGCACCAACTGTTGAGGGCGCAAAGGTAGTAGCTGAGGTAGTAGCTCCTCTCGTAAAAGGCGACAAGGTAGTTGTCTTCAAGATGAAACGTCGTAAGGACTACAGAAAGAAGAACGGTCATCGTTCACACTTCACTCAGGTAGAAATTAAATCAATTAACGCTTAA
- the rpmA gene encoding 50S ribosomal protein L27 — protein sequence MAHKKGVGSSKNGRESASKRLGVKIWGGQKIIAGNIIVRQRGNKHFPGENVAQGKDDTLYALADGVVYFHKGKYNKSTVSVLSEEVYAAKTVKPEA from the coding sequence ATGGCACATAAAAAAGGTGTAGGTAGTTCTAAGAACGGTCGCGAATCAGCTTCAAAGCGTTTAGGTGTTAAGATCTGGGGTGGCCAGAAGATTATCGCAGGTAACATTATCGTTCGCCAGCGCGGTAACAAGCACTTCCCAGGCGAGAATGTTGCACAGGGTAAGGACGACACATTGTATGCACTTGCAGACGGTGTTGTTTACTTCCACAAGGGCAAGTACAATAAGAGTACTGTTTCTGTCCTTTCTGAGGAAGTTTACGCTGCTAAGACTGTAAAGCCAGAAGCTTAA
- a CDS encoding OsmC family protein, translated as MVVTKAIYQGKGRVEAKHVRSEVVVTTDAGKAVGGLGENQNPVQLLGNALSACVLTLMGLQAERGGVDFSGCYAEVGECEEDMEKFTVTRIPITFHLKASFDEKQRKKFEYIANKACFVGNTLTAEKVFTFVYD; from the coding sequence ATGGTAGTAACTAAAGCAATTTATCAAGGAAAGGGACGCGTTGAGGCAAAACACGTAAGATCAGAAGTCGTTGTAACAACGGATGCAGGAAAAGCAGTTGGTGGCCTTGGAGAAAATCAAAACCCTGTTCAACTGTTAGGTAACGCATTATCTGCTTGTGTTCTAACACTTATGGGGTTGCAAGCTGAGCGTGGAGGTGTAGACTTCTCTGGCTGTTATGCTGAAGTTGGTGAGTGCGAAGAAGATATGGAAAAGTTTACAGTTACTCGCATTCCGATAACTTTTCATCTTAAGGCTTCATTTGATGAAAAACAGCGTAAGAAGTTTGAGTATATAGCTAACAAAGCATGTTTTGTGGGTAATACGTTAACTGCAGAAAAGGTTTTCACCTTTGTGTACGATTAA
- a CDS encoding HAD family hydrolase, with product MTEISLIAFDADDTLWGSQTYFNTVEKVYCEILAPYASADEVSHTLRATEKANIPLLGYGSKAFMLSLIENAVKISHGKVKGYDIGQIVEVSKELLRLPGHPFDGVKTTLAKLHGTGRYRMIVFTKGELLDQENKFQRSGLRPYFDDIVIVSDKTPDAYKRLCKQFGVKAEQLLAVGDSYSEDVAPVLKIGGWAIHIPNYMDNEDRSYLNKIHPHLIRLSRFAELTNFLSPNSRLIDESKLS from the coding sequence ATGACGGAGATTTCACTTATAGCATTTGATGCTGATGATACACTGTGGGGTAGTCAGACCTACTTTAATACAGTGGAAAAAGTGTACTGTGAGATTCTTGCCCCGTATGCTTCTGCAGATGAGGTGTCCCATACTCTCCGCGCCACTGAAAAGGCTAACATACCACTCCTTGGTTATGGAAGTAAGGCTTTCATGCTATCACTAATAGAGAATGCGGTCAAAATCAGTCACGGAAAGGTAAAGGGCTACGATATCGGACAGATTGTCGAGGTAAGCAAAGAATTGTTGCGATTACCAGGTCATCCTTTCGATGGTGTTAAAACAACATTGGCAAAACTGCATGGCACTGGTAGATATCGAATGATTGTATTTACAAAAGGAGAACTGCTTGATCAGGAAAATAAGTTTCAACGCTCGGGACTACGTCCCTATTTTGATGATATTGTTATTGTATCGGATAAAACACCAGATGCTTATAAACGACTTTGCAAGCAGTTTGGTGTAAAAGCAGAGCAACTATTGGCGGTCGGAGATTCATATTCAGAAGATGTAGCTCCAGTATTAAAAATAGGAGGATGGGCGATTCATATTCCAAATTATATGGATAATGAGGACAGATCATATCTTAATAAGATTCATCCACATTTGATAAGATTATCAAGATTCGCAGAACTGACTAATTTTTTGAGTCCTAACTCCAGGTTAATTGATGAGAGTAAGCTTTCATAA
- a CDS encoding sulfatase-like hydrolase/transferase produces MEQKLLTIALVSSAIGIGQKALAQTRGTTTDKPNVFIILADDLGYGDLECYGAKNVQTPNINKLAQSGIRFTNGHAVAATSTPSRYSLLTGEYAWRREGTDVAAGNAGMIIKPSQFTMADMFKSRGYATCAIGKWHLGLGDKGGEQDWNAPLPESLGDLGFDYHYIMAATADRVPCVFIENGSVANYDPAHPIEVSYVRNFEGEPTGRKNPEFLYNMRSSHGHDMSIVNGIGRIGYMKGGGKALWKDENLADSILAHAVKFIENHKKEPFFMYFATNDVHVPRFPHKRFRGKNPMGVRGDAIVQFDWTVGQLMKKLHELKIDDNTLVILTSDNGPVVDDGYQDGAEELLNGHSPAGPFRGNKYSAFEGGTAVPLIISWPRKIKGGIVSKALVSQIDLLSSLGSLVQARFPKGSAPDSRDYLPTLLGKDLKGRNYVIGQSNTHVLSVLTAQYRYIEPSNGPKMIQWGPKIETGNLPVPQLYDMTVSPFESKNVADEHPNEVSRMQLILKEERNK; encoded by the coding sequence ATGGAACAAAAACTCTTGACAATAGCCTTAGTATCTTCTGCAATCGGAATAGGTCAGAAAGCTTTAGCTCAAACACGTGGAACAACTACAGATAAGCCAAATGTATTTATTATATTGGCTGATGATCTTGGCTATGGTGATTTAGAGTGTTATGGTGCCAAGAATGTTCAAACACCTAATATTAATAAGCTCGCACAGTCAGGTATACGTTTTACGAATGGACATGCTGTCGCTGCAACAAGTACTCCTTCTCGCTATTCGCTTCTTACTGGTGAATATGCTTGGCGTCGAGAAGGTACAGATGTAGCTGCTGGTAATGCTGGTATGATTATAAAACCGAGTCAGTTTACGATGGCTGATATGTTTAAGAGTCGTGGATATGCTACCTGTGCTATAGGGAAGTGGCATCTTGGACTGGGCGACAAGGGAGGTGAACAAGACTGGAATGCACCTTTGCCAGAGTCATTAGGCGATCTTGGTTTTGATTATCATTATATCATGGCTGCCACTGCAGATCGCGTTCCATGTGTCTTTATAGAGAATGGTTCGGTTGCAAACTATGATCCAGCTCACCCAATAGAAGTATCCTATGTTCGAAACTTTGAGGGTGAACCTACAGGACGTAAGAATCCTGAATTCCTTTATAATATGCGTTCGAGTCATGGACATGACATGTCTATCGTTAATGGGATTGGCAGAATTGGTTATATGAAAGGTGGTGGAAAGGCTCTTTGGAAGGATGAAAACCTTGCCGATTCAATACTTGCACACGCAGTAAAATTTATTGAAAATCATAAGAAAGAACCTTTCTTTATGTATTTCGCTACAAATGATGTTCATGTTCCTCGCTTCCCTCACAAGCGTTTCCGCGGAAAGAATCCAATGGGAGTGAGAGGTGATGCTATCGTCCAGTTTGACTGGACTGTCGGACAGTTAATGAAGAAACTACATGAACTAAAGATAGATGACAACACACTCGTTATTCTTACAAGCGATAACGGACCTGTCGTAGATGATGGATATCAGGATGGTGCAGAAGAACTTCTCAATGGTCATAGCCCTGCTGGTCCTTTCCGTGGCAATAAATATAGTGCTTTTGAAGGAGGAACAGCTGTACCATTAATTATATCTTGGCCTCGTAAGATTAAGGGAGGGATCGTGTCTAAAGCACTTGTGAGTCAGATTGACCTTTTGTCTTCTTTGGGTTCACTCGTTCAGGCAAGATTTCCCAAAGGTAGTGCACCTGACAGTCGTGACTACCTCCCTACCCTTCTCGGTAAAGATCTAAAGGGGCGCAACTATGTAATAGGACAATCTAACACACATGTCCTTTCAGTGCTTACCGCTCAATATCGTTACATTGAGCCAAGTAACGGACCAAAAATGATTCAATGGGGCCCAAAGATTGAAACAGGAAATCTTCCTGTTCCCCAACTTTATGATATGACTGTCAGTCCTTTCGAATCCAAAAATGTTGCTGATGAGCATCCTAATGAGGTTTCTCGTATGCAATTAATATTGAAAGAAGAGAGAAATAAATAG
- a CDS encoding RHS repeat-associated core domain-containing protein, protein MIWQADYDIYGNVRNLHGSRQFIPFRQLGQYEDEETGLYYNRSRYYDSRIGNYISQDSMVDEKYSDAI, encoded by the coding sequence ATCATCTGGCAAGCAGACTATGACATCTATGGTAACGTCCGCAACCTTCACGGCAGCAGGCAGTTCATTCCTTTCCGCCAGTTAGGACAGTATGAGGACGAGGAAACTGGACTGTATTACAACAGGTCCAGGTATTATGATTCGAGGATTGGCAATTACATCAGCCAAGACTCGATGGTTGATGAGAAATACTCCGACGCTATATGA